In Zonotrichia albicollis isolate bZonAlb1 chromosome 3, bZonAlb1.hap1, whole genome shotgun sequence, a single window of DNA contains:
- the RHAG gene encoding ammonium transporter Rh type A, protein MPPDFDTNMKFKFSILALLLEVIVIVLFGIFVDYDSDTSNGLYPHFQDVHVMIFVGFGFLMTFLKKYGFSSVGFNMLIAAFGLQWGILMQGFWHMKSGKISVNIESMINADFSTATALISFGALLGKTSPIQMLILTLLEIAMFACNEHLVTKVFKATDVGASMTIHAFGAYFGLAAAFVLYRPGLTNKHDNDESTYHSDMFAMIGTLFLWLFWPSFNSAIAEAQVTAIINTYYSLAACTIVTFALSSLVDKRGKFSMVLIQNATLAGGVAVGTCADLEIHPFSAMFIGVIAGIVSVLGFQFLTPVMASKLRIQDTCGVHNLHGLPGILGGIAGIVVTAIKTETRNGHVLTPVMQAAALGSTLAIAIVGGALTGAILKIPFLGQVSDQNCFDDSAYWEVPEEETVPEIHSSHRDEHSRFEAAM, encoded by the exons atgcCTCCAGACTTTGACACCAACATGAAGTTCAAGTTCTCGATCCTGGCGCTTCTTCTGGAAGTGATTGTCATTGTTTTGTTTGGGATATTTGTGGATTATGACTCAGATACTTCTAATGGCTTATACCCAC ACTTTCAGGATGTCCATGTGATGATATTTGTTGGATTTGGTTTCCTGATGACCTTTCTGAAGAAATATGGATTCAGCAGTGTTGGTTTCAACATGCTCATTGCCGCCTTCGGTCTCCAGTGGGGAATCCTGATGCAAGGATTTTGGCATATGAAAAGTGGGAAAATTTCTGTTAACATTGAAAG CATGATAAATGCAGACTTCAGTACAGCAACTGCTTTGATTTCATTTGGAGCACTCCTGGGGAAAACAAGTCCCATTCAGATGCTGATCCTGACTCTGCTGGAGATCGCCATGTTTGCATGCAATGAACACCTAGTTACCAAAGTATTCAAG GCCACAGATGTTGGAGCTTCGATGACTATCCATGCTTTTGGAGCTTATTTTGGTTTGGCTGCAGCTTTCGTCTTGTACCGTCCTGGTCTGACAAACAAACATGACAATGATGAATCCACCTATCACTCAGACATGTTTGCCATGATTG GTACCCTGTTCCTTTGGCTTTTTTGGCCCAGTTTTAACTCTGCCATTGCAGAAGCCCAGGTTACAGCCATTATCAACACTTACTACTCCTTGGCTGCCTGTACCATCGTAACATTCGCCCTCTCCAGCTTGGTGGATAAAAGAGGCAAATTCAGTATG gTTCTCATTCAAAATGCCACCCTGGCAGGAGGAGTAGCAGTGGGTACCTGTGCTGACCTGGAAATCCACCCTTTCTCTGCCATGTTCATTGGGGTCATTGCTGGAATTGTCTCTGTCCTTGGGTTCCAGTTCCTGACT CCTGTGATGGCATCCAAGTTGAGAATTCAAGACACTTGTGGAGTTCATAACTTACATGGTTTACCTGGAATTCTGGGGGGTATTGCTGGCATCGTAGTGACTGCGATAAAAACAGAAACTAG GAATGGTCATGTGCTGACTCCTGTCATgcaggctgctgccctgggaagtACACTTGCAATTGCAATTGTGGGAGGAGCACTCACAG GTGCTATTCTAAAGATCCCTTTCTTGGGACAAGTATCTGACCAGAACTGCTTTGATGACTCTGCTTATTGGGAG GTTCCAGAGGAGGAGACAGTGCCTGAAATTCACTCCAGCCACCGTGATGAGCACAGCAGATTTGAAGCTGCCATGTAG
- the LOC102066209 gene encoding cytochrome P450 2K1, producing MGWNSSTSIGFVFILAFLSILKTAGFWNSSTSIVLVLIVAFLSILKTAGFWNNDRRQNFPPGPRPLPIIGNLLLFDLKRPYRTYLELSKKYGPVFSVQMGHRKVVVISGYETVKEALVNQADAFAERPKIPIFEDLTKGNGVVFAHGENWKVMRRFTLTALRDFGMGKKAIEDRIVEEYGHLAESIASQEGNPIDASKIINAAVANIIVSILLGKRFDYKDPRFVRLVTMTNENMRLAGKPLVTMYNIFPYLGFLLRANKALLRNRDEFHDFVRVTFVEYLKNLDKNDQRSFIDAFLVKQQEEKSTTNGYFHNGNLLSLVSNLFTAGVETISTTLNWGFLLMLKYPEIQKKVQDEIEQVIGSNPPRIEHRAQMPYTDAVIHEIQRYANILPLDLPHETAADVTLQGYFIPKGTYIIPLLTSVLKDESQWEKPDMFYPEHFLDANGKFVKKDAFMPFSAGRRICAGETLAKMELFLFFTSLLQRFNFLPPPGVSNSDLDLSPAVSFNVIPKPYKMCAVARS from the exons ATGGGCTGGAACAGCAGCACTTCCATTGGTTTTGTGTTCATCCTGGCTTTTCTCTCCATTTTGAAAACAGCAGGTTTCTGGAACAGCAGCACTTCCATTGTTTTAGTGTTGATTGTGGCTTTTCTCTCCATTCTGAAAACAGCAGGTTTCTGGAACAATGACCGAAGACAGAACTTTCCTCCAGGTCCAAGACCATTACCTATAATTGGAAACCTTCTTTTGTTTGACTTGAAGAGACCCTACAGGACTTATCTAGAG CTGTCCAAAAAGTATGGTCCAGTCTTCAGTGTTCAGATGGGGCACAGGAAAGTTGTGGTGATTTCTGGCTATGAGACAGTGAAGGAAGCTCTTGTAAACCAAGCAGATGCATTTGCAGAGAGACCTAAAATCCCAATCTTTGAAGATTTGACTAAAGGAAATG GGGTTGTTTTTGCCCATGGTGAAAACTGGAAGGTGATGAGAAGGTTTACCCTCACAGCCCTGCGAGACTTTGGGATGGGCAAAAAGGCCATTGAGGATCGGATCGTGGAGGAGTACGGGCACCTGGCAGAGTCCATTGCGTCCCAGGAAG GAAATCCCATTGATGCCAGCAAAATAATTAATGCAGCAGTTGCTAATATAATTGTGTCAATATTGCTTGGAAAACGATTTGACTACAAAGACCCCAGATTTGTGAGACTTGTAACTATGACCAATGAAAATATGAGGCTTGCTGGGAAACCTTTGGTTACG ATGTACAATATCTTCCCATACCTTGGATTCCTCCTAAGGGCAAACAAGGCTCTCCTTCGAAACAGAGATGAATTCCACGATTTTGTACGAGTTACTTTTGTAGAGTACCTCAAAAACCTGGACAAAAATGACCAAAGAAGTTTTATTGATGCCTTCCTGGTTAAACAGCAGGAG GAGAAATCCACTACCAATGGGTATTTCCATAATGGCAACTTGCTAAGCTTGGTGAGCAACTTGTTTACTGCTGGTGTTGAGACCATTTCCACCACACTAAACTGGGGCTTTCTGCTGATGCTAAAGTACCCTGAAATCCAGA AAAAGGTCCAAGACGAGATAGAGCAAGTGATAGGATCCAACCCCCCGCGGATCGAGCACCGAGCTCAGATGCCATACACAGACGCTGTCATCCATGAAATTCAGAGGTATGCCAATATCCTGCCACTGGATTTGCCTCATGAGACTGCTGCAGATGTCACCCTCCAAGGCTACTTCATCCCCAAG GGAACCTACATCATCCCTTTACTGACCTCAGTCCTGAAAGACGAGTCGCAATGGGAGAAACCAGACATGTTCTACCCTGAGCACTTCCTTGATGCCAATGGGAAATTTGTGAAGAAAGATGCTTTCATGCCTTTCTCAGCAG GGAGGAGGATCTGTGCTGGGGAGACTCTCGCCAAAATGGagctcttcctcttcttcaccAGTCTCCTGCAGAGGTTCAACTTCCTCCCTCCACCTGGAGTTTCCAACTCAGACCTGGACCTCAGTCCTGCAGTTTCATTTAATGTCATCCCCAAACCCTATAAAATGTGTGCTGTAGCACGCTCTTAG
- the CENPQ gene encoding centromere protein Q isoform X1 has translation MKPRHTPSNKMGKTAGGRSAKSPSKSQNQQGPSSKKKGADEKGRKQGQKRQQVPQKVKRGVKQLKDSSPAGENGSSKTMKLSSAAVRSWQPLSENSRLFLENIVDSVVLSVLSQQREGKDDVQKHLNVLKNRVLGSFKTLNVPPGKLGNLKNILGLQMAEKKMLETNEESLVQLQEEINEAERSAERIEENIQQLKYKIQVLKNQLEKDEKEARKVFQENGSGALQLPELPKRSFQAPTLQEEILKVKNQKDLLKDMNAIQQSADLKNLLTLAEKAYEKVDLL, from the exons ATGAAACCCCGCCACACACCTTCCAATAAAATGGGGAAGACAGCTGGTGGGAGATCAGCAAAAAGTCCTTCTAAATCACAAAATCAACAAGGGCCTTCTAGCAAAAAAAAGGGAGCAgatgaaaaaggaagaaaacaaggtCAAAAAAGACAG CAGGTCCCTCAGAAAGTCAAAAGGGGAGTTAAGCAACTGAAGGACTCTTCCCCTGCAG GAGAAAATGGTTCTTCAAAAACAATGAAGCTGTCCAGTGCTGCAGTAAGATCTTGGCAGCCTCTCTCAGAGAACAGTAGGCTCTTCCTGGAAAATATAGTGGATTCAGTAGTACT ATCTGTTTTGTCCCAACAGAGGGAGGGAAAAGATGATGTTCAGAAGCACCTCAATGTACTGAAAAACAG GGTGCTGGGAAGTTTCAAGACTTTAAATGTGCCTCCAGGGAAGCTGGGCAACCTGAAGAATATTCTGGGCCTTCAAATGGCAGAGAAGAAAATGCTTGAGACAAATGAGGAGTCTTTGGTACAACTGCAG gAAGAAATAAATGAAGCAGAGAGATCGGCAGAGCGCATTGAGGAAAATATACAGCAGCTGAAGTACAAAATCCAGGTGCTCAAGAACCAGTTagagaaagatgaaaaagaGGCCAGGAAg GTATTCCAGGAAAATGGCAGTGGAGCACTCCAGCTTCCAGAACTGCCCAAGCGCAGTTTTCAGGCGCCCACTTTGCAG GAGGAAATTTTGAAAGTAAAGAATCAGAAAGACCTTCTAAAGGATATGAATGCTATTCAGCAGTCAGCTGACCTGAAGAATTTGTTAACCCTTGCTGAAAAGGCCTATGAGAAGGTGGATTTGCTTTGA
- the CENPQ gene encoding centromere protein Q isoform X2, whose protein sequence is MKPRHTPSNKMGKTAGGRSAKSPSKSQNQQGPSSKKKGADEKGRKQGQKRQVPQKVKRGVKQLKDSSPAGENGSSKTMKLSSAAVRSWQPLSENSRLFLENIVDSVVLSVLSQQREGKDDVQKHLNVLKNRVLGSFKTLNVPPGKLGNLKNILGLQMAEKKMLETNEESLVQLQEEINEAERSAERIEENIQQLKYKIQVLKNQLEKDEKEARKVFQENGSGALQLPELPKRSFQAPTLQEEILKVKNQKDLLKDMNAIQQSADLKNLLTLAEKAYEKVDLL, encoded by the exons ATGAAACCCCGCCACACACCTTCCAATAAAATGGGGAAGACAGCTGGTGGGAGATCAGCAAAAAGTCCTTCTAAATCACAAAATCAACAAGGGCCTTCTAGCAAAAAAAAGGGAGCAgatgaaaaaggaagaaaacaaggtCAAAAAAGACAG GTCCCTCAGAAAGTCAAAAGGGGAGTTAAGCAACTGAAGGACTCTTCCCCTGCAG GAGAAAATGGTTCTTCAAAAACAATGAAGCTGTCCAGTGCTGCAGTAAGATCTTGGCAGCCTCTCTCAGAGAACAGTAGGCTCTTCCTGGAAAATATAGTGGATTCAGTAGTACT ATCTGTTTTGTCCCAACAGAGGGAGGGAAAAGATGATGTTCAGAAGCACCTCAATGTACTGAAAAACAG GGTGCTGGGAAGTTTCAAGACTTTAAATGTGCCTCCAGGGAAGCTGGGCAACCTGAAGAATATTCTGGGCCTTCAAATGGCAGAGAAGAAAATGCTTGAGACAAATGAGGAGTCTTTGGTACAACTGCAG gAAGAAATAAATGAAGCAGAGAGATCGGCAGAGCGCATTGAGGAAAATATACAGCAGCTGAAGTACAAAATCCAGGTGCTCAAGAACCAGTTagagaaagatgaaaaagaGGCCAGGAAg GTATTCCAGGAAAATGGCAGTGGAGCACTCCAGCTTCCAGAACTGCCCAAGCGCAGTTTTCAGGCGCCCACTTTGCAG GAGGAAATTTTGAAAGTAAAGAATCAGAAAGACCTTCTAAAGGATATGAATGCTATTCAGCAGTCAGCTGACCTGAAGAATTTGTTAACCCTTGCTGAAAAGGCCTATGAGAAGGTGGATTTGCTTTGA